The stretch of DNA CACGCGCCGCTGCACTTCGTCGGCTCGGTGATGACCCTGTTCACGGCCCTGATCGCGGGCTGGGAACTGGTCGTGGCACCGGAACCGGTGCCGTTCGACGCCCTGATCGAGCTGACCGCGCAGGCGCCCTGCGGGTTCCTCAAGCTCACCCCGTCGCACGTGCGGGCCATGACCGCGCTCGGCGGGGTCGACGACATCGCCCGCCAGGTCATGATCGGCAGCGAGCCGCTCTACCTGACCCCGGAGTTCGACCGGTGGATCTCCGCCAGCCCGGCGTCGGGCTTCGGCAACCACTACGGCATGAGCGAGACCGTCGGCGCCACCTGGTGGTGGATCGGCGCGGACCGCACCGTCGGCGAGCGGCTGCCGGTCGGCGCGCCGATCCGCAACGCCGAGGTCTACGTGCTCGGCCCGGACGGGCAGCCGCTCGGGTTCGGCGAGGCCGGCGAGATCCACCTCGGCGGGTCGGTGATCGGGCGCGGCTACCACGGGCAGCCGGTCCTCACCGCACAGCGCTGGGTGCCGCACCCGTGGGGCCCGCCGGGAGCACGGCTGCTGCGCACCGGCGACCTGGGGTCGATGCGCCCCGACGGGGTCCTCGACGTGCTGGGCCGCGCCGACCGGCAGGTCAAGATCCGGGGACAGCGGGTGGAGCCGCCCGCGGTCGAGGACGCGCTGCGCCGCTGCCCCGGGATCGCCGAAGCGGTCGTCGTCGCCGAACCCGACGGGCACGAGGTGCAGCTCGTCGCCTACCTGCGCCCCGAAGGCGAGGACCTGCCGACCGAGGCGGAGCTGCGCCGGCACGCGGCGAGCCTGCTGCCCGAGGCGTCGATCCCGGCCCGCATGCTCTACCTCGCCGCCTACCCGCTCACCCCCAACGGCAAGGTCGACACCCGGCGCCTGGCCCAGGCCCAGACGATCCGCCCCGCGCTGACCACGGCGTTCACCGAGCCCACCGGGCCGGTCGAGATCGCCGTCGCCGCCGTCGTCGCCGACGTGCTCAAGACCGACCGCCTCGGCGCCCTCGACGACTTCTTCGAACTCGGCGGCGACTCGATGCAGGTCGTCGAGGTCGTCACCCGCCTCGACGAAGAACTGGGCCTGCCCGCCGCGATCAGCGACGTCTTCGACCACCCGACCGTGCGGGCGCTCGCCGCCGCGCTCGCCGGGCGCGGTCCCGGCCGCGCGGCGGCTCCGGCCGCCGGGCAGCGGCCACCGCGCACGAGCAGCACGCCGGTCGCGCCCGCCCCGCCGATCGGCACCGACACCGGTGGGGTACGCGCGCCCTTCGCCGCGGCCGACAGCGGCGACGCTCCGCTGACCTGGGGACAGCAGGCGATGTGGCGGCCGCTGCAGTGGTTCGGCGACGCGAGCGCGGACTTCAACATCAAGCGCGTCCTGCGACTGGGCCGCCCGGTGCCGATCGCCGACGCCGTGACCGCCTGGAGCGAACTGGTCGGGCGGCACCAGGTGCTGCGGACCCTCGTCACCGACGACGGCACCGGCCCCCGCCAACGGGTGCAGGCATCCGGCGACCACCGGCTGGAGCTGCGCGACGGCGACCCCGACGAGGCGGCAGCCGCGCTGGCGGCGGCGCCGTTCGACCTGACCTCGCAGTGGCCGGTCCGGGTCGCCCTGATCACCGCCGACGGCCAGGCCGACGCGTTCGCGGTCGCCGCCTCCCACGCGGTGCTCGACGGCTGGGCGCTGGAACTGCTGCTGGGCGAGTGCCGCGACCTGCTGGAATCGGACCAGGCCCTGCCGCCGGTCGGCTGGCGGCCGCTGGACCAGGCCGCCTACGAGCAGTCCCCGGCCGGGCAGCGGCGGGCCGAGCAGGCCCTGGAGTTCTGGCGCGCCCAGCTTCCCGCCGCCCCGCAGCGGCTCTTCGCGGGACCGGACCTCGACGGCGGGGACCTGCCGATCGTGCGCTGGCGGCTGGAGTCGACCGCCATCCCCGCAGCGGCCGCGGCCCTCGCCCAGCGCACCGGTACGTCGTCGTCCACGGTGCTCCTCGCCGCCACCGGCCTCGTCCTCGGCGCCGCCAGCGGCCGCGACGACGTGGTTCTCAAGCTGATCGCGGGCAACCGCTACACGCCCCGGCAGAAGGAGCTCGCGGCGCAGGCCGCCCAGGACGGCATCTACGTCTTCCGGCCCGGCGGCGGCGATGTGCTGGCGGCGATCAGCCGCTGCTACCGCGACTCCACCGAGTCCTACTTCCACGCCGCCTACCCGCCCGACGACCTCGCCGCACTGCTGACGGCCGAGGCGGCAGACCGGGACCTGTCGGCGTTCTTCAACGACGCGCGGATGGGCCGCGACTGGGAGCCGACGCTGCCCGCCGAACCCACCCGGGCCGACCTCGACCGGCTGCGCGCAGCCACCACCGTGGCGCAGGTCGCCGCCCTCGCCAAGCACGACATGACCTTCTACCTGCAGATGCCCTACCTCGCCGACGGCTGCGCGCTGCAGCTGCTCGCCGACACCCGCCGGATCTCCCCGGCGGCGTGCCTGCGGGCGCTGCGCGGCATCGAGACGCTCCTGTGCGAAGCGGTGCTGCGCGACGTCGCGGTCAGCGAGGTCGGCGAGCTGCTCGAACTGCCCTGAACCGCTTGACCCCACCGACACCAGCAGGGAGAACATAGATGACCGAGACCTTCGCGACGCTGCGGGAGCTCGCCGCCCAGGACGCGCCGGAGCTGCTCGACACACCGCTGCCGCCCGACCACCGCTACCAGGTCGTCACGACCACGGTGGCGGAGGTGACCGCGCAGATCGTGGCGACGCTGCGGACCGGGTTCGCCGGGGTCGCCGCGGCCGACTTCCCGCTGCTCGTGGTCGGATGGGGCCGCTGCCGGGTCGGGTCGACCGCGGTGACGAACCTGTTCGGCATGGCCGGGGCCGCCTCCTACTACCAGCCGGTCAAGACCATCGGCCGGTTCGTGCTCACCGGCGGCCAGGGCGCGCCGTGGAAGCCGCCGGTCGGCGAGCCGGTCGCGTTCGCGAAGGAGATGGCCGGGCCGTACGTGCCGTTCGAGGACCTCTTCAACCCCGCCCAGTGCCTCATCGAAGCCGGGTGGCCGGTGGAGAAGCTGCACCTGATGGTGCTCGACCGGGAGCCGCGCGCGTCGATGGACTCGTGGATGGCGAAGTGGGAGGGCAAGATCGGCCGCGAGCGGGTGGCGGAGAACTTCTACCTGAGCACCCTCAACTACGCCCGGATGCGCAGCTTCGCCGCCCGTGAAGGACTCGCCACGACGCACTTCCCCTACGAGTGCAGCAAGCGGCCGGAGGAGACGGTGTCGCGGCTGTTCGCCCGGATCGGGATCAGCGACCTCTACGACCCGGCGATGCTCACCGGATGGGGGCAGGCCGGCGACCTGAACTCCGAACAGTCGAAGATCCACAACCCGGTGGAGCCGGAGCCCTACATCGTGCCCGGCCTGCACGGATCCGGCGACGAATACCGCTACCGCGCCCGCGAGATCACCTGCCTCACCGCCGAGGAGCTCGCCGTCGCCGACAGCCCCGAGGTGCGGTCGGCGTACCAGGCCTCGGTGGGCGCCTGCACCACGGAGCTGGACCTGCCCGAGCCGCTGCGGGCCGAGATCTTCGGGTGACCCGGGACCGATGACGAGCACAACCACCCAGCCCCGGGCCGGGCTCTGGTCCGACGCGGTCGGCGCCCGATGGCGGATCGCCCGCCTGCTGCCCGCGGCCGGCATCGGCGCCAGCACCGCCGCGATCGTCCTGAGCCTGCTGCGCGGACTGCTGCCGGTGGCTTTCGCGCTCGCGGTCAGCACCGCCGTCGGCCGCATCCCGGCCGCCCTCGCTGGCGGCGCGGTCGACCTGTCCGGGCTGTGGCGGGCGCTGATCGCCGCCTGCGGCGCGCTCATCGGGCTGCAGCTCGCCGAGGCCGCGCAGAAGGCGCTCGGCGAACGGCTCAGCCGCCGCGTCGACGGCCACATGTACGCCCGCCTCATCCAGGCCGCCCTCTCCTCCCGCGAGATCACCCCGCTGGAGGAGAAGGCGGTCCTCGACGAGCTGGGCGAGGCGAGCCACGAGCTGCGGTTCGCGTTCCGCACCCCCGGCGCCGCCTACGCCGGGCTGATCGCCCTGGTCGGGCCCTACACGCAGGTCGCCGGATTCACCGTGGTCGTCGCGGCGGCGCTCAACACGTGGGCGGCATTGGCGGTGCTCACGGTCGTCCTGCTGTTCCGGCAGGGTCAGCGCGGTGGGCTGCGCCGCTACGCCCGGGTCATCCGGGACGTGGCGGCGATCCGCCGGGAGAGCCGCTACCTGCGGGAGACCGCGATGGGGGCCGGTGCGGCGAAGGAGCTGCGGATCTTCGGGCTCACCGGCTGGTTCGCCGACCGGTACCGCGAGGTCTACCTGCGTACCCTCGCCCCGGTCTGGGCCGAGCGGCGGCGCATCTACCTCAAGCCGTACCTCGCGTACACCCTGGTGGGGTTGACCCTCACCGCCGTCGTGCTGGCACTGGCGGGCCGCCGGGCCGCCGGCGGCGCGCTGGACCTGGCCGGGCTGGCCCTGGTCCTGCAGGCGGTGATGGCGCTGCTGCGGCTCGGCGAGTTCTACCCCGACTCCGACACCCAGACCCAGTACGGCATGAACGCCGCCACCGCGATCAGCAGGT from Allocatelliglobosispora scoriae encodes:
- a CDS encoding ABC transporter ATP-binding protein; translation: MTSTTTQPRAGLWSDAVGARWRIARLLPAAGIGASTAAIVLSLLRGLLPVAFALAVSTAVGRIPAALAGGAVDLSGLWRALIAACGALIGLQLAEAAQKALGERLSRRVDGHMYARLIQAALSSREITPLEEKAVLDELGEASHELRFAFRTPGAAYAGLIALVGPYTQVAGFTVVVAAALNTWAALAVLTVVLLFRQGQRGGLRRYARVIRDVAAIRRESRYLRETAMGAGAAKELRIFGLTGWFADRYREVYLRTLAPVWAERRRIYLKPYLAYTLVGLTLTAVVLALAGRRAAGGALDLAGLALVLQAVMALLRLGEFYPDSDTQTQYGMNAATAISRFEAAMARHTEPDDPAAAGAAARIGTAPQIRFAGVRFGYPGADRPVLDGLELTLASGTCTAIVGVNGAGKTTLVKLLARLYSPTSGAVLADGVDLAGLPTADWQARIAVVFQDFVRYELSAAANIGFGAVGHLDDTDGIRRAADAAGILAALDGLPHGLDTLLSRAYDDGTDLSGGQWQRIAIARALFALYHGSSILVLDEPTAALDVRAEAEFYARFAELTRGRTTVLISHRFASVRLADHIVLLDGGRVAEQGTHDELVALGGRYAAMFTLQAERFDTDTPVESPDDAAQPQKVR
- a CDS encoding sulfotransferase family protein; amino-acid sequence: MTETFATLRELAAQDAPELLDTPLPPDHRYQVVTTTVAEVTAQIVATLRTGFAGVAAADFPLLVVGWGRCRVGSTAVTNLFGMAGAASYYQPVKTIGRFVLTGGQGAPWKPPVGEPVAFAKEMAGPYVPFEDLFNPAQCLIEAGWPVEKLHLMVLDREPRASMDSWMAKWEGKIGRERVAENFYLSTLNYARMRSFAAREGLATTHFPYECSKRPEETVSRLFARIGISDLYDPAMLTGWGQAGDLNSEQSKIHNPVEPEPYIVPGLHGSGDEYRYRAREITCLTAEELAVADSPEVRSAYQASVGACTTELDLPEPLRAEIFG
- a CDS encoding AMP-binding protein, with translation MSPDRLTVVVNGEDQYSLWPADRDRPDGWSSTGAEGGLDECLAYVAEHWTDLRPRSLRSPRATAAAPVDETAAAVDPATARALGPRVAIDEQPVQVLVERACTADPDRIAVRCGDDTVTAGELISRVREWSRVLRGHGAAAETPVAVLLPRSVDAVTAILAVLHSGSAYLPMSFLEPPDRLARILADAGEPVVIASATTAGLLPGYGGTVLDIAHPPAPESDADDGDPDCGIDNLAFIMYTSGTSGTPKGVLGTHRQLVNYVRWCAAEFPFTDKERAVLHAPLHFVGSVMTLFTALIAGWELVVAPEPVPFDALIELTAQAPCGFLKLTPSHVRAMTALGGVDDIARQVMIGSEPLYLTPEFDRWISASPASGFGNHYGMSETVGATWWWIGADRTVGERLPVGAPIRNAEVYVLGPDGQPLGFGEAGEIHLGGSVIGRGYHGQPVLTAQRWVPHPWGPPGARLLRTGDLGSMRPDGVLDVLGRADRQVKIRGQRVEPPAVEDALRRCPGIAEAVVVAEPDGHEVQLVAYLRPEGEDLPTEAELRRHAASLLPEASIPARMLYLAAYPLTPNGKVDTRRLAQAQTIRPALTTAFTEPTGPVEIAVAAVVADVLKTDRLGALDDFFELGGDSMQVVEVVTRLDEELGLPAAISDVFDHPTVRALAAALAGRGPGRAAAPAAGQRPPRTSSTPVAPAPPIGTDTGGVRAPFAAADSGDAPLTWGQQAMWRPLQWFGDASADFNIKRVLRLGRPVPIADAVTAWSELVGRHQVLRTLVTDDGTGPRQRVQASGDHRLELRDGDPDEAAAALAAAPFDLTSQWPVRVALITADGQADAFAVAASHAVLDGWALELLLGECRDLLESDQALPPVGWRPLDQAAYEQSPAGQRRAEQALEFWRAQLPAAPQRLFAGPDLDGGDLPIVRWRLESTAIPAAAAALAQRTGTSSSTVLLAATGLVLGAASGRDDVVLKLIAGNRYTPRQKELAAQAAQDGIYVFRPGGGDVLAAISRCYRDSTESYFHAAYPPDDLAALLTAEAADRDLSAFFNDARMGRDWEPTLPAEPTRADLDRLRAATTVAQVAALAKHDMTFYLQMPYLADGCALQLLADTRRISPAACLRALRGIETLLCEAVLRDVAVSEVGELLELP